The Vanessa cardui chromosome 9, ilVanCard2.1, whole genome shotgun sequence genome has a window encoding:
- the LOC124532361 gene encoding retinol dehydrogenase 14-like: MFLLLILSAIVIFFITVKIYQKFTCRVCQSSVHMVGKVVIITGGNSGIGLETAKNLADRGARIIIACRSLKRAQEAKEEIIRTTGNKDIEYRRLDLASFRSIREFCDNILKTEKRLDVLINNAAAGGLGNYKTEDGNHVGMQVNYFGPFLLTNLLLPLLKLSAPSRIVNVSSVIHKYGEMDFENLNMEKYWSDYLVYANSKLYLNLMTLELSRRLKGTNVTVNALHPGVAATNIFRNIKSDIIRNVVLVMLNSLYKSVWEAAQTSIYLAVSPDVQNVSGRYFSNCREKTPSKLSRDSEIAKKLWEESEKIVKFT; encoded by the coding sequence atgtttttgttgttaattctttcggctatagttatttttttcataactgTGAAAATATATCAGAAGTTTACATGTCGTGTGTGTCAGTCGAGTGTTCATATGGTTGGAAAAGTGGTGATAATAACTGGTGGTAATAGTGGAATAGGTTTGGAGACGGCGAAGAATCTAGCGGACCGTGGAGCACGTATTATTATAGCATGTCGTAGTCTCAAGCGGGCTCAGGAGGCTAAAGAAGAGATAATCAGGACAACAGGGAATAAAGACATCGAATACCGACGCCTCGACTTGGCATCATTTCGTTCTATTCGGGAATTCtgtgacaatatattaaagacagAAAAACGTTTAGATGTTCTTATAAATAATGCAGCTGCAGGAGGTCTTGGGAACTATAAGACTGAAGACGGTAACCATGTGGGTATGCAAGTGAATTATTTTGGACCTTTCCTGTTAACAAATCTCCTGTTGCCACTTTTGAAATTGTCAGCACCGAGTCGTATAGTAAACGTATCCTCGGTCATTCATAAATATGGCGAAATGgactttgaaaatttaaatatggaaaagTACTGGAGCGATTATTTGGTTTACGctaatagtaaattatatttaaatttaatgacgcTGGAGCTCAGCCGCAGATTAAAAGGAACAAATGTTACCGTGAATGCTTTGCATCCAGGTGTTGCAGCCACAAATATTTTCAGAAATATAAAGAGTGATATTATACGGAACGTAGTATTAGTTATGTTAAATTCCTTATATAAAAGCGTTTGGGAAGCAGCACAGACATCGATATATCTCGCTGTTTCGCCAGATGTGCAAAATGTGAGTGGACGATACTTTAGCAACTGTCGTGAGAAAACACCGTCTAAATTATCTAGAGATTCAGAAATTGCAAAGAAACTTTGGGAAGAGtcagaaaaaattgtaaaattcacGTGA